A genomic segment from Oncorhynchus keta strain PuntledgeMale-10-30-2019 chromosome 7, Oket_V2, whole genome shotgun sequence encodes:
- the LOC118386096 gene encoding ras-related protein Rab-9A-like: protein MTAKSSLLKVILLGDGGVGKSSLMNRYVTNKFDTHLFHTIGVEFLNKDLEVDSRLVTMQIWDTAGQERFRSLRTPFYRGSDCCLLTFSVDDNQSFHNLANWKKEFIYYADVKEPEKFPFVVLGNKVDVTERQVSAEDAQQWCRDNGNHPYYETSAKDSTNVAIAFEEAVRNVLAMEERADHLIPTDTVNLHRKPRSSASCC from the coding sequence ATGACCGCCAAGTCATCCCTGCTGAAAGTCATCCTGCTGGGAGACGGAGGAGTGGGGAAGAGCTCCCTCATGAACCGCTACGTCACCAACAAGTTTGACACACACCTCTTCCACACCATTGGCGTGGAGTTTCTCAACAAGGACCTGGAAGTGGACAGCCGTCTGGTCACCATGCAAATCTGGGATACGGCTGGACAGGAGCGTTTCCGCAGCCTCAGGACTCCCTTCTACCGCGGCTCTGACTGCTGCCTGCTCACCTTCAGCGTGGATGACAACCAGAGCTTCCACAACCTGGCCAACTGGAAGAAGGAGTTCATCTACTACGCTGATGTCAAGGAGCCCGAGAAGTTCCCCTTCGTGGTGCTGGGGAACAAGGTGGATGTGACGGAGAGGCAGGTGTCTGCTGAGGATGCTCAACAGTGGTGTCGGGATAACGGCAATCACCCTTACTATGAGACCAGTGCCAAGGATTCCACCAACGTAGCTATAGCCTTTGAGGAGGCGGTGCGGAATGTGCTAGCCATGGAGGAGAGGGCAGACCACCTCATCCCCACAGACACAGTTAACCTCCACAGAAAGCCCCGCTCCAGTGCTTCCTGCTGTTGA